The genomic window CGGGCAATTTTTTGCGCGTCACGCGACGTCGTTTCCTGACACAAACTGGTCTTATCCTCGCCGCCGCTTCGGTGCCGTCCCTTGCTGCCCCATTCGTTTCCCGTGCGCTTGCCGACACCAAATCCGTCTCCATCGTACAGTGGAGCCATTTCGTTCCGGAATACGACAAATGGTTCGATCAGTTCGCAAAGGATTGGGGCACGAAAAATAACCTCGACGTCACCGTCGACCACATCCCGGTCGCCAACGTCGCCGCGCGCGCGGCCGCCGAAGCCTCGGCTCAGTCAGGTCACGATCTGTTCGGATGGAACGGCGCAGGCGGAGCGCACCTCTACCGCAAATTCCTCGTCGACGTGACAAGCCTCGTCGAGGCAACCGAGAAGAAGTACGGCAAGGTCAGCAGGATCGGCCGCCAGATCGGATACAACCAGGACGATAAGACTTGGTCAGCTTTCCCCGATTTTTACATCAACTTCCCGGCCATGTACCGCAAGAGCATGTGGGACGAGATCGGGATGCAGCCGGACACGTGGGACAACGTGCGTATCGGCGGCGCCAAGCTGAAAGCCAAGGGCCATCCGGTCGGCATTTCGCTCGGACACAGCAACGACCCGAACACGACCTGGCGCGGCCTGCTGTGGAGCTTTGGCGGTGCACTTCAGGACACCGAAGGCAAGAACGTCGTGCTCAACAGCAAGGAGACGATCGAAGCCGTCAAGTTCGTCACCGCGCTGTACAAGGAGGCGATGACGTCCGAAGTGCTGTCGTGGGACGACTCCAGCAACAATCGCTATCTCGTTTCGGGCATCGGCTCGCTGATCGTCAACCCGATCTCCGCCTATCGGACGTTTCAGAAGGCAAACAAGAAGGGCGCCGACGACACCTTCGTGATGGCTCCGCCAAGGGGGCCGGTACGCCAGATCATGGGCGGCGCTTCCGAATTCTACGGCATCTGGAAGTTCGCCAAGAATAAGGAAGGCGCAATCGAGTTCCTCAAATACTACGCCGATCATTGGCCGGAGGCGTTCAAGGCGAGCGAAGGCTACAATAACCCCTGCTTCGCCAATCTGGTGCCGAAGCCGATGCCGATCCTCTCGAACGATCCGACTTCGACGCCATCAGACAAATTAGCGGTGCTACAGGAGTCCGAGCAGTGGTCAGCCTCCCCGGGATATCCCGGCCCGTCCTGGCCCGCCGTCGACGAGGTCTATAACGACTTCGTTATCTGCGACATGATGGCAAAGGCGGCGAGCGGTCAGATGTCCGCCGAGGACTCGGTCAGATGGGCACACCAACAGTCTGATGCCATTTTCAAGAAGTGGCACGAGAAAGCCTGAAGCCGTGTCCGGACGCAGCCCTCCTTTGCGCGCTCCGGCAGCCGGCCACGTTGCAGCTCATTGGCAAACACGATTGGCGCCCTGCCCAGCGATTGGCAGCAGAGCGCCACATGAGCTCCGGGAGGATCGATGGCAGCCGTATTGACCAGAGATATCGTCAAGAAGTTCGGCGAGATTAACGCCGTCAACGGCATCTCGCTGAGGGTGCCGGATGGCGAGTTCATGGTGCTGCTCGGCCCCTCGGGCTGCGGCAAGACGACGTTCCTCCGCATCATCTGCGGCCTCGAGCAACAGACCAGCGGCGACCTCCTGATCGGCGGCAATGTCGTCAACGACATCCCGCCCCGCGCCCGCGGCATTGCGATGATGTTCCAGAGCTACGGCCTTTATCCGCACTATACGGTACGTAATAACATTGCCTTTCCGCTGCGCACGCAGCGCATGCCCTCCCAGGACATCCAAAACAAGGTCGAGTGGGCCTCGCAGTTGCTCGGCATCGGCCATCTTCTCGACCGGCGGCCACGCCAGCTCTCAGGCGGCGAGCGCCAGCGTGTGGCGCTTGCGCGCGCGCTCGTTCGCGAACCGACCGCGCTTCTGCTCGACGAGCCGCTGTCCAATCTGGATGCCAAGCTCCGTACCTCGGCCCGCCAGGAGATCAAGAACTTTCAGCAGCGCGTTGGCCTCACCACCATTTACGTGACCCACGACCAGATCGAAGCGATGGGCATGGGCGACCGTATCGCGGTGATCGATCATGGAAGGGTTCGGCAAGTGGGAACGCCAACCGATATCTATGAAGATCCTGCCGACCTTTTTGTCGCAACCTTTGTCGGCGCGCCGCCGATGAACATCGTCACCCGCAATGGCGGCGGCTATCTCGGATTCCGGCCGGAGAATTTCTTGCCCAGGGACATGATTGAAGACGGAGGCGCGACCGAATTTTCGTTTCGCGTCGACCGTTCGGAATATCTCGGGTCCGAGCGCATTGTTTACGGCGTGGTGGATGGCTTTGACTCGAAGCAGCCGATCACGGCGAAGTTGCCGCCAGCCCACGTCGCCGAAGGAAGCATTCGGCCCGGAGAGTGGCATCCGTTCGCCGTGAAGAACAGCGCGCTGCGCCATTTCGACGCCAACGGCAATCGTCGCACTCGCCACTGAACCGGGGATTCGCCGATGGCCGTCATCGCAGAGCCTGTTGCCAAGCCGATTTCACGCTTTCGCTTCATCCTGGACCGGCGCGAGGCGCTTGAAACGGTCTTGGTCGCGCCGGCGATCCTCTACGTCTTGCTATTGGTCGGCCTGCCGCTCCTGCTCGCGGTCTATTACTCGCTCAGCGCCTATACCATCTACAACCCAACCTGGAAGTTCGTCGGCCTGGCGAACTTCGAGCAGATCCTGCAAAATCCGAATTTCCTCGACACGTTGCGCAACACCTTCATCTTTACATTCGGGTCGCAATTGCTCGGCCTCGTGCTCGGAAAGTTCGGCGCCTTCCTGCTGTTGCAGCCCTTCCCCGGCCGCAAGATCGTGCGAGCGCTAATCATCCTGCCTTTTGCGGTACCGGTCGCGCTCGCCACGATCGCCTGGCAGTGGATGTTCGATTCGCTCTACAGCGTGATCAACTGGACCCTGATTGCGGCTGGCATCCTTACTCGCGAAGAGGCGCCGAACTGGCTCGGCAATCCGTACCTTGCGATGCTGTGCATTGTCATTATCAACGCTTGGCGCTTCTTTCCATTTGCCATCGTGATTTTCCTCGCCGGCATCACTGCGGTTCCGCAGGACGTGATCGACGCCGCGACGGTCGATGGTGCAGGCTTTTGGCGCCGCAACTACCAGATCATCCTGCCGATGATCCTGCCGATCATGGCCATCGGCCTGATCTTCGGCATCGTGTTCACGTTCACTGATCTTTCCATCGTCTTCCTGCTGACCCAGGGCGGCCCCGGTGGCGCAACCTCGGTGCTGGGCTTTGAAGGCTTTCAGACCGGTATTGTTTCCGGCGACGTGGCGCACGGCGCCGCGATCTCGCTGTTCATGCTGCCGGTGCTGCTAGTCGTGGTGATCTTCATGCTTCGCTTTATTCGTCGCCGGGAGATTTGACATGTCGGAGCCTTTTGTTCGGTCGCTCCGCGGAACCGGGTTTTTCCTCGGCGTCGCATTCTTCGTTATCCTGGCCGCGTTTCCGTTCTATTGGATGGTGATCACGGCGTTCAAGCAGAACAGTGACCTTTACAACGTCACCAACATCCCGTTCTGGTTCAACGAGCCGCCGACGCTGGAGCACATCAAGTACCTGTTCGAGGAAACCCTGTTCGCGCGCTGGCTGTTGAACTCGCTGATCGTCGGCGTCTGCGTTACCGCGATCACCCTGGTCACCGCGGTTCCGGCCGGTTACAGCCTGGCCCGCATGACCAGTCGCAAGGGCGAAGCGCTCGGAATCATGATTTTCCTGACCTACCTGGTGCCACCGACTTTGTTGTTCCTGCCGCTGTCCCGAATCATCGCCGAACTCGGACTGCAAAACTCGATGTGGTCGCTGGTGCTGGTCTACCCGACCTTCACGATCCCGTTCTGCTCCTGGCTGCTGATGGGGTTCTTCAAGGCGCTCCCGGTCGAGATCGAGGAAGCCGCAATCGTCGACGGCTGCAGCCTGTTTGGCGCCTTCATCAAGATGGCGATCCCGCTGTCGGTGCCGGCGATCCTGACGGTTGTGATCTTTACGTTCACCCTGACCTTGCAAGAATTCGTCTACGCGCTGACCTTCATCTCGTCGTCCGACCAAAAGCCGATCACGCTGGGCGTCTCGACCGACCTGATCCGGGGCGACGTGTTCTTCTGGGGCGAGATCATGGCGGGCGCTTTGATTGCCGCCATCCCCGTAGCCATCGCCTACAATATCTTCCTCGATCGCTTCATCGCCGGCATCACCGGGGGCGCTGTCAAATAGCCATCGTGCTGCTTCTGGCAAGGGGTGAACTAGGCTCCTGTGCGCCGCCTTCTTGGACCCGCGCCTCGGCCGCCGTAGCCGGACGCCGCGAGAACACAGAGCCGCATCCACTGTTCGGACATCATCCGACGATGGCGATGTGTCGGCTCAAAGAGAATGGGCGTTCGGACAGTCTGGCTGCCAAATTACATCGCTTGCGCCCGTACTACTTTAAGCGTTGAATTCATCGTGATGCTACGGCGCTGCTGAACGAATACATTCGGCCGCAGCGATCACCATCTGGTGTCTGCACCCCTCGCCGAGGTCAGGAGACGAGCTGCACGGATGAGGCAGCTTCTGCAAGAGGCCGCAGCAGACTGCATGTTGGATGTAGTTCCCGCGATACAATAAGGGAGGCAGAACAATGAAAGTCAGTACAAGGCACCTTACCTATGTTGCCGCACTGGCCGCTATGCTTGCACCATCAGCTTGGGCGATCGCGCCGTCAGAGATCAATTCCGCTCGCATCGAGGCGGCCGAGCAGAACCCAGGTGATTGGCTGACCTATCACGGCGGCTATAAATCGTATCACTACAGCGGGCTCGATCAAATCAATGCGAGCAATGTAAAGAATCTCGAGGTCGCCTGGATCCATATGCCCGGACGTTCCACGCGCGGTCTGCAGTCGATGCCGCTCGTTGCTGACGGCGTGCTCTATTATTCGGGGTCCTATAGCCGCGTCTATGCACTCGACGGGGCAACCGGCAAGATGATCTGGTCGCACTTTCCGGTGCTCGACGAGGAACTCGTAGCGATGCAGACGCACTCACCGTACAACCGCGGTGTCGCGCTCGGCGATGGCAAGGTCTTCGTTGGCACCGTCGACGGGCATCTCATCGCGCTCGACTTGAAAACCGGCAAGGAGGTGTGGAACACGCAGCTGGTCGACTCCAAGAAGCTCACGGTCGGCTTCACGGGTGCGCCGCTGGTAGTGAAGGACACCGTCATCATCGGCAGCCAGGGCGGCGAATGGACCTCGCGCGGTCCGCTGTTCGGAGTCGATATCAAGACGGGCAAGAAGAAATGGGAATTCTTCACCGTCGCCGGCACCGAGGAAGCCAAGGCCACCTGGGGTAGTGATTCCTGGCGCACCGGCGGGGGTGGCGCATGGATGCCCGGCACCTACGATCCTGAAACCAACACCGTCTGGTGGGGAACGGCCAATCCTGCACCGCTTTACGACTGGTCCGGCGCGGACTGGAAGAACAGCGGACCGCGGCCAGGCACCAATCTCTACACAACTTCGGTCATCGCGCTCGATCCCGACACCGGCAAGCTGAAATTCTATCATCAGGAGTTGCCTCATGATGCATGGGATTTCGACTCGGCAGTCGGTGAGTTCGTGATGATCGACCGCGACGGCCGCAAGCTCGTCGTGCATCCGAACAAGGGTGGTTTTGTGTTCGTCTACGACCGCGCCGATGGGAAGGTGCAGAACGTGTGGCGGATCGCGAAGAATATCAATTTCGTCAAGGATATCGATCCGAAAACCGGCGAACTGATCGGCCGGCGCGACTTGAGTCTCGGGAAAGCGAGCGAGCCGCTTTGTCCGGCGATTGCCGGCGGCGTCAGCTGGAACTCCGGCGCCTACAGCCCGAAGACAGGCCTGTGGTACAAGCTCGCCCAGGAATGGTGCATGGATGTGGACGTGATAAAGACCACGCCAATCACCGAGCCGATGGCGCAGCTCAATATCGGCGCGAATTTCAAGCTCGTTCCGCCGCCGGACGGAGCGGCGCGCGGTCATCTTGATGCACGTGATCCCGTGACTGGTGCGAAGAAATGGGAGGTCAATTTCGACGAGCCTCCGCTGGCGAGCGTGCTTGCGACGGCCGGCAATCTGGTGTTCGTGCCTGACTCGCGTGGTGTGCTGCGTGCTTACAATGCGGAGACCGGACAGGAACTGTGGTCGCATTTCAATGGCGTCGGTCACAATGGCGGCATCATCAGCTACAGCGCCGGCGACAAGCAATACATCGCAGTGCCGGCCGGTTGGGGCGGCATGGTGGCGGACGAGTTCCCGGCCCTTTTCGGCGAACCCTTTACGAGCATGCCGAAGGACGCCGGTGCGCTCGTTGTCTTCACGCTGAAACAATAAGAATGGTGAGGAGAGCCAGGGTGCAGTCGCCCCCTGTCTCTCCGGTCCAGATGCCAATGTTGAAGTCGATTCTTCTCATCACCGGCATTGCGTTGTCATTGCCCTTCGGCCTCTTTGCGCAGCAGAGCCAGGCTCCCAAGCAGGATCAATCGGCCCGCGAAACCGATATCGAGGGCGGGACGATGTTCGCGACCTCGTGTGGCTTCTGTCACGAGAACGGCGGCCGCGCCGCCGGCAAAGGGCCGAAGCTCGCGGGTACGGCGCGCAGCGACGATTTTATCGTGGAGCGGATCAAGAAGGGTAAGCCTGGAGCCATGCCCGCCTTCGGAGGCGCCTTTTCGGAGAGCCAGATCATGGCAATCCTGGCCTACATCCGAAATCTGGAAGAATGAGGCCGGAGATGCGCCAAAGCG from Bradyrhizobium zhanjiangense includes these protein-coding regions:
- a CDS encoding ABC transporter substrate-binding protein — encoded protein: MSTGNFLRVTRRRFLTQTGLILAAASVPSLAAPFVSRALADTKSVSIVQWSHFVPEYDKWFDQFAKDWGTKNNLDVTVDHIPVANVAARAAAEASAQSGHDLFGWNGAGGAHLYRKFLVDVTSLVEATEKKYGKVSRIGRQIGYNQDDKTWSAFPDFYINFPAMYRKSMWDEIGMQPDTWDNVRIGGAKLKAKGHPVGISLGHSNDPNTTWRGLLWSFGGALQDTEGKNVVLNSKETIEAVKFVTALYKEAMTSEVLSWDDSSNNRYLVSGIGSLIVNPISAYRTFQKANKKGADDTFVMAPPRGPVRQIMGGASEFYGIWKFAKNKEGAIEFLKYYADHWPEAFKASEGYNNPCFANLVPKPMPILSNDPTSTPSDKLAVLQESEQWSASPGYPGPSWPAVDEVYNDFVICDMMAKAASGQMSAEDSVRWAHQQSDAIFKKWHEKA
- a CDS encoding ABC transporter ATP-binding protein, encoding MAAVLTRDIVKKFGEINAVNGISLRVPDGEFMVLLGPSGCGKTTFLRIICGLEQQTSGDLLIGGNVVNDIPPRARGIAMMFQSYGLYPHYTVRNNIAFPLRTQRMPSQDIQNKVEWASQLLGIGHLLDRRPRQLSGGERQRVALARALVREPTALLLDEPLSNLDAKLRTSARQEIKNFQQRVGLTTIYVTHDQIEAMGMGDRIAVIDHGRVRQVGTPTDIYEDPADLFVATFVGAPPMNIVTRNGGGYLGFRPENFLPRDMIEDGGATEFSFRVDRSEYLGSERIVYGVVDGFDSKQPITAKLPPAHVAEGSIRPGEWHPFAVKNSALRHFDANGNRRTRH
- a CDS encoding carbohydrate ABC transporter permease, whose amino-acid sequence is MAVIAEPVAKPISRFRFILDRREALETVLVAPAILYVLLLVGLPLLLAVYYSLSAYTIYNPTWKFVGLANFEQILQNPNFLDTLRNTFIFTFGSQLLGLVLGKFGAFLLLQPFPGRKIVRALIILPFAVPVALATIAWQWMFDSLYSVINWTLIAAGILTREEAPNWLGNPYLAMLCIVIINAWRFFPFAIVIFLAGITAVPQDVIDAATVDGAGFWRRNYQIILPMILPIMAIGLIFGIVFTFTDLSIVFLLTQGGPGGATSVLGFEGFQTGIVSGDVAHGAAISLFMLPVLLVVVIFMLRFIRRREI
- a CDS encoding carbohydrate ABC transporter permease codes for the protein MSEPFVRSLRGTGFFLGVAFFVILAAFPFYWMVITAFKQNSDLYNVTNIPFWFNEPPTLEHIKYLFEETLFARWLLNSLIVGVCVTAITLVTAVPAGYSLARMTSRKGEALGIMIFLTYLVPPTLLFLPLSRIIAELGLQNSMWSLVLVYPTFTIPFCSWLLMGFFKALPVEIEEAAIVDGCSLFGAFIKMAIPLSVPAILTVVIFTFTLTLQEFVYALTFISSSDQKPITLGVSTDLIRGDVFFWGEIMAGALIAAIPVAIAYNIFLDRFIAGITGGAVK
- a CDS encoding pyrroloquinoline quinone-dependent dehydrogenase; translation: MLAPSAWAIAPSEINSARIEAAEQNPGDWLTYHGGYKSYHYSGLDQINASNVKNLEVAWIHMPGRSTRGLQSMPLVADGVLYYSGSYSRVYALDGATGKMIWSHFPVLDEELVAMQTHSPYNRGVALGDGKVFVGTVDGHLIALDLKTGKEVWNTQLVDSKKLTVGFTGAPLVVKDTVIIGSQGGEWTSRGPLFGVDIKTGKKKWEFFTVAGTEEAKATWGSDSWRTGGGGAWMPGTYDPETNTVWWGTANPAPLYDWSGADWKNSGPRPGTNLYTTSVIALDPDTGKLKFYHQELPHDAWDFDSAVGEFVMIDRDGRKLVVHPNKGGFVFVYDRADGKVQNVWRIAKNINFVKDIDPKTGELIGRRDLSLGKASEPLCPAIAGGVSWNSGAYSPKTGLWYKLAQEWCMDVDVIKTTPITEPMAQLNIGANFKLVPPPDGAARGHLDARDPVTGAKKWEVNFDEPPLASVLATAGNLVFVPDSRGVLRAYNAETGQELWSHFNGVGHNGGIISYSAGDKQYIAVPAGWGGMVADEFPALFGEPFTSMPKDAGALVVFTLKQ
- a CDS encoding c-type cytochrome, with the protein product MVRRARVQSPPVSPVQMPMLKSILLITGIALSLPFGLFAQQSQAPKQDQSARETDIEGGTMFATSCGFCHENGGRAAGKGPKLAGTARSDDFIVERIKKGKPGAMPAFGGAFSESQIMAILAYIRNLEE